GCGGCGAGGGCGTCCGCCCGCCCCGCCTCCGACGTCGCCGAACACAGGGTGCGGAGCGACTCGACGAGGCGCCGGCGGACCGGCGTGAGGGACGGCAGCATCAGGCTGTCGAGGGCGAGCGGCGGCCCCTCGCCGCCGGTGCGTTTGGTCTCCGACGGGGGCAGGATGACGAGCATGGGGACCACGATATCCGGCCCTCCCGGGATGACGTAAGCTACCTGCCATGATCACCCGGATGTCCACGCTCTTCCTCCGCACGCTGCGTGAGGATCCAGCTGACGCTGAAGTCCCCAGCCACCGTCTCCTCGTCCGTGCGGGCTACGTCCGTCGTGCCGCCCCCGGCATCTACAGCTGGCTCCCGCTGGGGCTCAGGGTGCTCCGGCGCGTCGAGGCCGTCGTCCGCGAGGAGATGACCGCCATCGGGGCCCAGGAGATCCAGTTCCCGGCCCTCCTGCCGCGGGAACCCTACGAGGTGTCGAACCGGTGGACCGAGTACGGGGACTCCCTGTTCCGGCTCACCGACCGTAAGCACGGCGACTACCTCCTCGGCCCGACGCACGAGGAGATGTTCACCTCGCTGGTGAAGAGCGAGTACTCCTCGTACAAGGACTTCCCGGTCATCCTCTACCAGGTGCAGACGAAGTACCGCGACGAGGAACGCCCCCGGGCCGGCATCCTCCGGGGCCGGGAGTTCATCATGAAGGACTCCTACAGCTTCAACATGGACGACGCCGGGCTCGAGGAGTCCTACCGGCTCCACCGGCGGGCGTACCGGCGGATCTTCGACCGGCTCGGCGTCGAGTACGTCATCTGCGCGGCGACCTCGGGTGCGATGGGCGGCAGCGCCTCGGAGGAGTTCCTCGCCGTCGCGGAGAACGGCGAGGACACCTTCGTCCGGGCGACCGGCGGCGACTACGCGGCGAACGTCGAGGCCGTGGTCACCCCCCGGCCCGAGGCCCGGCCCGTCGACGACCGCCCGGCCGCGCTGGAGCACGACACCCCGGACGCCGCGACGATCGACGGGCTCGTCGCCTGGGCCCGCGGGGCCGGGATCACCGTCGACGGGCGCGAGGTCGAGGCCGCGGACACGCTGAAGTGCGTCGTCATCGGGGTCACCCGCCCCGGGGAGGAGCGGCAGCTCACCTGCGTCGTCCTCCCGGGCGACCGTGGGGTGGACATGAAGCGCGTCGAGGCGGCGCTCGCCCCGGCCGAGGTCGAGCTCGCCACGGAGGAGGACTTCCGGGACAACGCCTTCCTCGTCAAGGGGTACATCGGCCCGCGGGGCCTCGCCGCCCACGGGGTGCCGGTGCTCGCGGACCCGCGGGTCGTGGAGGGGACGACCTGGATCGCGGGCGCCGACGCGCGCGAGCGTCACGTCGTCAACCTCGTCGTCGGCCGGGACTTCACCCCGGACGGGGTCATCGAGGCCGCCGAGGTCCGGGAGGGCGACCCCGCGCCGGACGGGCAGGGCGAGCTCACCCTGGCCCGCGGCATCGAGATCGGGCACATCTTCCAGCTCGGGAGGAAGTACACGGAGGCCTTCGGGGTGTCGATCCTCGACGAGTCCGGGAAGCGGTCGGTGCCGACGATGGGCTCGTACGGCATCGGGGTCTCCCGTCTCGTCGCGGTCCTCGCGGAGCAGTGGCACGACGAGCGTGGCCTGCGGTGGCCCGCGGCGGTCGCGCCGTTCGACGCCCACGTCGTCATCGCGAACAAGGACGCGGAGGCGAACGAGGCCGCGGTGCGGCTCGCCGAGGACCTGTCCAACCAGGGTCTCGAGGTGCTGCTCGACGACCGGCCGAAGATCGGGCCGGGCGTGAAGTTCAAGGACTCCGAGCTGCTGGGGATGCCCGTGGTCGTCGTCGTCGGCCGGGGCTGGGCCGACGGGCTCGTCGAGGTCCGCAACCGGCTCACGGGGGAGACCGTCGAGGTGCGCTACACGGAGGCCGTCGAGACGGTCGTCGCGCTGGCGTCCGCGCCGGCCACCGAGGCCTGACGGCCGGTCCGGGGGGACCGGGCGACCGGGGCCGGGGAGCCGGCGAGAAGGGGGTACTGCGGACCGGGGGCGGGGGCACCGGGGCCCGGGAGTGGACCCGGCGTCACTCCCCGCGGACGGCGGGCGGGGGCGTCCCCGGGGACTCGAGGGCGGCCTCGTTGCGGGCGCTCACGGCGCACCAGCGGGCGACCCGGCCCCGGTCCGCCGGTTCGAGCGTGGGCACCGCGCGGCGCAGTTCGACCGTCACGGCGTGGACGGCCCGGCGCATGAGGTCCGTCGCGTCCCCGGGCCCCGTCGGGTCGGTGGCCCCCTCCGGCAGCCGGTACCCGGCGGGTGGGGTCGCGGACCGGTCGGCGTCCCCCGCCCCGGCGGCACCGACGGCCGGGGAGCCGGGGGCGGGGGTGCGCCACACGGCGTCGCGCAGGGCCCGCATCGCCGTCGCCGCGCCGGTGACGGCCGCCCGGCCTGCCCCGGCGACCGGCAACGCGAGCCCCGAGGCGTAGACGGCGGCGAGGCAGCGGTCGAGGACCTCCCCGAGCTCGTCCCGGGCCGCGTCGCTCAGCCGGCCCGGCGCGTCGGAGGAGCCGTCGCGCATCGCGGCGACCGTCGGGCGTCCCGAGACCGGTGCGAGCGCGGCGACCAGTCCGGTGAGCAGGCGGGCCTGCTCGGCGGTGACGGTGTCCGCCGTCGACCCGCGGCGGGTGACCCCGGCGTCACCGGGCGTGGAGGCGACGAGGGCGAGCATGCGCTCCTGGAACGCGGCGGCGGCCTCGGCGGACGAGCCCGGGGCGGGGGTGCCCGTGTCACCGGCGCCGCCCGCGCCGCCGCCGTCGCCGGTGCACGAGTCCGGGGTGGCCCCGGACCGGTCGGTCCCGCACTGGCGTGACACCTCGCCGCGGACGGCCGCGGCCTGGGCGGCGAGGAGGTCGCCGAGTGTGACGTCGCCCGCGGCGCGGCGGTCGCGGGCGGTGGCGGCGAGGTCGTCGGCGAGACGGCGCAGCCGGTCGTTCGGGGTCGGGGCGGGGGAGTCGCAGGCCGCGGCGCCGAGGCCGACGACCGCGAGACCGGCGACCCCGGCCCCGGCGAGCAGCACGCTGCGGCGGGGGACGACGGGGGTGGTCGCGGCGTCCCGGTTCCCGTCGTCCCGGTCGGCGGCCCCGGGGCCGGGGCGGTCGGGTCCGCTGCCGGCGGCGGCGGGGGTGGTGGGACCGGCGGGACCGGTCGGGTCGGTGGTGTCGGCGTCGTCCTGCACGCGTCCATAGTGCCAAATCGCCCGGTGTTACTGTTCACGGCATGGCATTCCCCACTGAACAGGATCTCCGGAGTTACCTCGAACCCCTGGCCGCGGAGGCCGGGGCGGACGTCGAGTACGTCACCGTGACCAGGGCGGGGGCGAAGTCCGCCGTGCGGGTGGCCGTCGACGGCGACCCCCGTCCCGACCTCGACCGGCTGGAGGAGCTCAGCCACCGGGTGTCCGAGGCGTTCGACGCCGCGGAGGAGCGCGGGGACCTGTCCTTCGGTCCGGGGTACACGCTCGAGGTGACGACGCCCGGGGTCGACATGCCGCTGACACAGCTGCGCCACTGGCGGCGGAACGTCGGTCGGCTCGTGGCCCTCCCGCAGGGCGGGGGCACGGTGCGGGTCGCCGGGGTCGCCGAGGGGGAGGACGGCCCGGTCCACCTCATCCTCCCGGGCGGGAAGGGGACGCCGCCGCGCGTCGTCGCGCGGGGATTGGCGGACGTCGCCGGCGCGGTGGTAGAAGTTGAGTTCTCCGGGGCACCGGCGGCGGAGCGCGAGCTCATCGGCCGCGGCCCCGACGACGTTGACGCAGCGCAGCCGGAGGACAACAAGTGAAGATCGACATGAGCGCGCTCACCGCGCTCCGGGACCAGGAGTCGGTCCCGGTGGAGGGGATGGTCCGTGCCATCACCGGCGGCCTGTTGCAGGCGTACCGGGACCAGACGGGCTACGAGGGGCGCGCCGAGGTCGAGATCGACAGGCTCGACGGCACCGTCCGCGTGTTCCGCATCGAGACCGACGGGGACGGGGAGGTCACCGGGCGCATCGAGGACACCCCGGAGGACTTCGGCCGGTCCGCCGCGCTCGTCGTCCGGGACGCCGTCCGCGGGCAGATCCGCTCCGCCCGGACGGACCGCACCTACGGGGAGTACGCCCACCTCGAGAACACCGTCGTCTCCGGCGTCGTGAGCCGGGACGTCCGCGCCAACGAGCGCGGCATGACCGTCGTCCACCTCGGCACCGAGGCCGACGGGCACGACGGCATGATCCTCACCGCCGAGCAGATCCCGGGGGAGACCCTCGAGCACGGCCAGCGGGTCAAGTCCTACGTCACCGGGGTGACGAAGACGCCGCGCAGCGTCCAGATCAACCTCTCCCGGACCCACCCGGAGCTCGTCCGCGGCCTGTTCGCGCTCGAGGTCCCCGAGGTCGCCGACGGGTCGGTCGACATCGTGTCCGTCGCCCGTGAGGCGGGGCACCGGACGAAGATCGCCGTGCGGTCGACCGTCCGGGGGCTCAACGCGAAGGGTGCCTGCATCGGCCCGCGCGGGCAGCGGGTGTCGAACATCATGGAGGAGCTCGGCGGGGAGAAGATCGACATCATCGACTACGCCGACGCCCCGGAGCGGTACGTCGGCAACGCCCTCGCCCCGGCGAAGGTCGTCACCGTCGTCGTCACCGACCCCGACCTCCAGGTCGCCCGCGCCGTCGTGCCGGACCACCAGCTCTCCCTCGCGATCGGCAAGGAGGGGCAGAACGCGCGCCTCGCCGCCCGGCTCACGGGCTGGCGGATCGACATCCGCCCGGAGAGCGACCCCGAGGCCGTCGAGATCACCGCCGGGCGACCGGTGCAGCCCGCCCCCGGGCAGGATCCGCTCGACGCCTGAGCGGCGCGGGGGCCGGGGCGGCGGGGGTGGGTGACGGAGCCGGAACCGGTTACCGGTTCGGGCTGCGGACGGGTTAGACTGTTCGGTGGTCTGTTGCTCAGTTGGGAGGTGTGGCGCGTGACGTCATCCTCCCGCGACGCCCGAATGCGGACCTGCATCGCAACGAGGCAGGTCCTGCCGGAGAAGGTCCTTCTCCGGTGCGTGGCGTCGCACCGCCCCGACGGCACCGTCGTGATCCTCCCGGATCCGCGGCGACGGTCGCCCGGACGTGGAGCCTGGATCAGTCCGACCGTGGACGCCTGGGAGACAGCCGTCTCCCGCCGCGCGTTCAGCCGGGCGCTGAGGGTTCCCGCGGACGCAGACCCGGGGCCGGTACGTGACTACATCGGCCACATCGGCCGTGACCATCCGCGACAAGCAGAAAGAACCGAACACTGATGAGCGCACGATGAAGCAGCATCAGCAATGAGTGTCACAACGACATGGAGTCGCACGTAGCCGAGGACTTCCCGGCCTGCGGCTCCGCATCAACGAAGGAGAGTAGTGCCCGGAAAGCTACGTGTACACGAGCTCGCGAAGGAACTCGGCGTCACCAGTAAGGAACTTCTCGCCACGCTCAAGGAGCAGGGCGAGTTCGTCAAGACGGCATCCTCGACCGTGGAACCCCCGGTCGTGAAGAAGATGAAGCGTTTCTACGGCGTCGGGGACTCCGGCCAGCAGGGCGGTCAGGCACAGCCGACCCCCGGCGGCCAGCCGAAGCCGCACCCGGCGAGCGGCGGGACCGGCGGGCCGAAGCCCGGCCCGGCCGGCGGTCGTCGACCCACCCCCGGACCCGCCGCAGCGGCGGGCCGGGGCGGGTCCCCGGCATCCCAGACCGCACGCCCCGGTGGGCGTCCCGCCGGCGCGAAGGCCGCCGGTGGCCCGAACCCGGCCGACCTCGCCCAGCGGGGGACGCAGGGCCAGCCGACCCAGCAGTCCACCCCGGCGGCACAGCCGCAGCAGGGTGGAGCCCGTCCGGGTCCGGCCCGGCAGGGCGGCACCCCCGGTGCCCGTCCCGGCGCCGAGCAGGCCCCGCGTCCCGGTGCGACCCCGGGTGCCCGGCCGGGCCCGAA
The sequence above is drawn from the Corynebacterium bovis DSM 20582 = CIP 54.80 genome and encodes:
- the nusA gene encoding transcription termination factor NusA encodes the protein MKIDMSALTALRDQESVPVEGMVRAITGGLLQAYRDQTGYEGRAEVEIDRLDGTVRVFRIETDGDGEVTGRIEDTPEDFGRSAALVVRDAVRGQIRSARTDRTYGEYAHLENTVVSGVVSRDVRANERGMTVVHLGTEADGHDGMILTAEQIPGETLEHGQRVKSYVTGVTKTPRSVQINLSRTHPELVRGLFALEVPEVADGSVDIVSVAREAGHRTKIAVRSTVRGLNAKGACIGPRGQRVSNIMEELGGEKIDIIDYADAPERYVGNALAPAKVVTVVVTDPDLQVARAVVPDHQLSLAIGKEGQNARLAARLTGWRIDIRPESDPEAVEITAGRPVQPAPGQDPLDA
- the rimP gene encoding ribosome maturation factor RimP; amino-acid sequence: MAFPTEQDLRSYLEPLAAEAGADVEYVTVTRAGAKSAVRVAVDGDPRPDLDRLEELSHRVSEAFDAAEERGDLSFGPGYTLEVTTPGVDMPLTQLRHWRRNVGRLVALPQGGGTVRVAGVAEGEDGPVHLILPGGKGTPPRVVARGLADVAGAVVEVEFSGAPAAERELIGRGPDDVDAAQPEDNK
- a CDS encoding YlxR family protein, with the translated sequence MRTCIATRQVLPEKVLLRCVASHRPDGTVVILPDPRRRSPGRGAWISPTVDAWETAVSRRAFSRALRVPADADPGPVRDYIGHIGRDHPRQAERTEH
- a CDS encoding proline--tRNA ligase, with the protein product MITRMSTLFLRTLREDPADAEVPSHRLLVRAGYVRRAAPGIYSWLPLGLRVLRRVEAVVREEMTAIGAQEIQFPALLPREPYEVSNRWTEYGDSLFRLTDRKHGDYLLGPTHEEMFTSLVKSEYSSYKDFPVILYQVQTKYRDEERPRAGILRGREFIMKDSYSFNMDDAGLEESYRLHRRAYRRIFDRLGVEYVICAATSGAMGGSASEEFLAVAENGEDTFVRATGGDYAANVEAVVTPRPEARPVDDRPAALEHDTPDAATIDGLVAWARGAGITVDGREVEAADTLKCVVIGVTRPGEERQLTCVVLPGDRGVDMKRVEAALAPAEVELATEEDFRDNAFLVKGYIGPRGLAAHGVPVLADPRVVEGTTWIAGADARERHVVNLVVGRDFTPDGVIEAAEVREGDPAPDGQGELTLARGIEIGHIFQLGRKYTEAFGVSILDESGKRSVPTMGSYGIGVSRLVAVLAEQWHDERGLRWPAAVAPFDAHVVIANKDAEANEAAVRLAEDLSNQGLEVLLDDRPKIGPGVKFKDSELLGMPVVVVVGRGWADGLVEVRNRLTGETVEVRYTEAVETVVALASAPATEA